GGCGCGGACCGGCCTGGTGGAGCCCGCCGTGCGCGGCGCCAGCGGGTCCGGCACGCAGCGGCTCTACGGCTTCCGCGACATCCTCGTGCTGAAGATCGTCAAGCGGCTCCTCGACACCGGTGTCTCGCTGCAGCAGATCCGCACCGCCACGCAGGTCCTGCGCCAGCGCGGCGTCGAGGACCTGGCCGGCATCACCCTCATCTCCGACGGCGCCAGCGTGTACGAGTGCACCTCCGCGGAGGAGGTCGTCGACCTCGTCCAGGGCGGGCAGGGCGTGTTCGGCATCGCCGTCGGCCGGGTCTGGCGCGAGGTCGAGGGCACCCTCGCCGAGCTCCCCGCCGAGCGCGACGAGGACACCGTGCCCGTGCCGGGCGACGAGCTGGCCCAGCGCCGCGCGGCCCGCGAGGCGGTCTGACCCTCGACCTGAGGTCGAAGGTTCCGCGCTGACCCCCAGGTCGGCGCGTCAGTCGGGCCGGCGCGCCTGGCGTCGCGAGGCCCCGGCACGCAGCACCCGGTCGAGGTGGCTGTCGAAGGCGGCGGCCAGCTCGGGCCCGCCGTGGCCGGTCCACCGGTGCACCGGCGTGGTCGCGCCCTGGGACTGCTGGACGGCGGAGCGGTCGGGCAGCGTCGGCCGGAGCACGAGCGGGCCGAACAGCGTCGTGAGCTCCTCCAGGCGGTAGCGGTGCTCGGGGGACCGCTCCCGGAACCGGTTGACGACGATCCCGAGCGGCTGCAGCTGCGGGGCGTCGCTGCGCCGCAGGGCGTCGACCGCGCGCAGCGCCCGGTCCGCCGCCGCGACGGAGAAGATGGCCGGCTCGCTGACGACCAGGGCACGGTCGCTGGCGACGAGACCCGTGCGGGTGAGCCCGCCGAGGGACGGCGGGCAGTCGACGAGGACGAGGTCGTAGCCGGCGAGCTTGCCCAGCGCCGTCGCCAGCGCCCTCATGGCCCGCGGGCGGGAGGTGTGGTCGTGGTCGACGCTCGCCTCGGAGCCGAGCATGACGTCCAGCACGCCCGGCTGGTCGCCCGCCCACCCCGACGGGGCGACGGCACGGGCGATCTCGCCGCGCCGGGGGTTGGCGAGCACGTCGGCGACGGTGGCGTCCCGCCGGGCCGCGACGTCCAGCCCGGTCGTGGCGTCCGCCTGCGGGTCGAGGTCGACGACCAGCGTCGGGACCCCCCGGGCGAGCGCCGCGGACGCCAGCCCGAGCGTCACCGTCGTCTTGCCCACCCCGCCCTTGAGGCTGCTCACCGCCAGCACGACCACGGGCCGCACCGTACCGGCCCGGCGTGACGCGGCTGTTACCGTTGCCGTGCTGCGCACACCCTGCGGGAGAGACCGCGAAGCGGCGCCGAAGGGGCAACCTCCCCGGAACCTCTCAGGCACCCGGACCGCAGGGCACAGGCACGCAGGAGGGCTCGCGCCCGACTGTCGGGGTCCGACCTGGACGAGCCCTGCCCGAGGGCTCGCGGACTCCCGAGGAGCACCGTGCCCACCAGCCCCGCCCAGCCGCGCCCGGAGACCACCGGCCCTCGCACGCCCTTCGCCGACCGGCACCTGGGCCACGTCCCGGACGCCGGAGCGTACGCCCGCGCTACCGGCCACGAGAGCCTCGAGGCCCTCGTCGAGGCCACCGTGCCCGCCGGGATCCGGATGCGGGAGCCGCTGGACCTGCCGCCCGCCCTCGACGAGGAGGACGCGCTGGCCGAGCTGCGCCGGGTGGCGGCCCGCAACCGGGTCGTCCAGCCGATGATCGGCCTGGGCTACCACGGCACGGTGACCCCGCCGGTGGTCCGGCGCAACGTGCTCCAGGACCCCGCCTGGTACACCGCGTACACGCCCTACCAGCCCGAGATCAGCCAGGGCCGGCTCGAGGCGCTGCTCACCTTCCAGACCCTGGTCACCGACCTCACCGGCCTCGACGTGGCCAACGCGAGCCTGCTCGACGAGCCCACCGCCGCGGCGGAGGCCATGACGCTGCTGCGCCGTGCCGCCAAGGCGCCGGACGACGCGGTCTTCCTCGTCGACACCGACACGCTGCCCCAGACCCGGGCGGTCCTGCAGACCCGGGCCGAGCCGCTCGGCATCGCGCTCGTCGACCTCGACCTGGGCGCCGGCGTGGACGCCCCCGCCGACGCCGTGCCCGCGGCCCTCGCCGGGCGTCCGGTGTTCGGCGCGCTGCTGCAGTACCCGGGCGCCTCCGGCCAGGTGCGCGACCTGCGCGCGGTCGTCGCCGCGGTCGTGGAGGCCGGCGGCCGGGTGGCCGTCGCCGCCGACCCGCTCGCCCTCACCCTGCTCACCCCGCCGGGGGAGCAGGGCGCCGACGTGGTCGTCGGCTCGATGCAGCGCTTCGGCGTCCCCATGGGCTACGGCGGTCCGCACGCCGGGTACATGGCCGTGCGCGACGGCCTGCAGCGGCTGCTGCCCGGCCGCCTGGTCGGGGTGAGCAAGGACGCCGCCGGGCGCCCCGCGCTGCGCCTGGCGCTGCAGACCCGCGAGCAGCACATCCGCCGCGAGAAGGCCAC
The sequence above is a segment of the Aquipuribacter hungaricus genome. Coding sequences within it:
- a CDS encoding ParA family protein, translated to MVVLAVSSLKGGVGKTTVTLGLASAALARGVPTLVVDLDPQADATTGLDVAARRDATVADVLANPRRGEIARAVAPSGWAGDQPGVLDVMLGSEASVDHDHTSRPRAMRALATALGKLAGYDLVLVDCPPSLGGLTRTGLVASDRALVVSEPAIFSVAAADRALRAVDALRRSDAPQLQPLGIVVNRFRERSPEHRYRLEELTTLFGPLVLRPTLPDRSAVQQSQGATTPVHRWTGHGGPELAAAFDSHLDRVLRAGASRRQARRPD
- a CDS encoding MerR family transcriptional regulator is translated as MAQHEVDGAAGAAVSRTRDQGLLFEDGLPDLDESVGYRGPVAARAAGITYRQLDYWARTGLVEPAVRGASGSGTQRLYGFRDILVLKIVKRLLDTGVSLQQIRTATQVLRQRGVEDLAGITLISDGASVYECTSAEEVVDLVQGGQGVFGIAVGRVWREVEGTLAELPAERDEDTVPVPGDELAQRRAAREAV